Proteins encoded in a region of the Zea mays cultivar B73 chromosome 2, Zm-B73-REFERENCE-NAM-5.0, whole genome shotgun sequence genome:
- the LOC100279428 gene encoding uncharacterized protein LOC100279428 precursor: MAARLVSVAHLLLLLVVLAGSRRVALASETVEQTCAKATSGAGREELAPFCVSSLQAAPGSDGADARGLAAIATNLTLANYTAAVATIKALERRGGWSEQSRAALATCRQRYIEALNVVHSAVHALATGNLRGYVSDMEVVGKAATDCEHAFGGAGSGPLRKVDEDAGNLVVVATLIVRSLQ, translated from the coding sequence ATGGCGGCGAGGCTCGTCTCCGTTGCCCACCTCCTCCTGCTCCTCGTTGTCCTGGCCGGCTCCCGCCGCGTGGCGCTGGCCTCGGAGACCGTGGAGCAGACCTGCGCCAAGGCCACGTCGGGCGCGGGCCGCGAGGAGCTGGCGCCCTTCTGCGTGTCGTCGCTGCAGGCGGCGCCCGGCAGCGACGGCGCCGACGCGCGCGGCCTGGCCGCCATCGCCACCAACCTGACGCTGGCCAACtacacggccgccgtggccaccaTCAAGGCGCTggagcggcgcgggggctggtccGAGCAGTCGCGTGCCGCGCTGGCCACGTGCCGCCAGCGGTACATCGAGGCGCTCAACGTCGTGCACAGCGCCGTCCACGCGCTGGCCACGGGGAACCTCCGGGGCTACGTGTCCGACATGGAGGTCGTCGGGAAGGCGGCGACCGACTGCGAGCACGCGTtcggcggcgccgggagcgggcCGCTGCGGAAGGTGGACGAGGACGCCGGCAACCTCGTCGTGGTGGCGACGCTCATCGTCAGATCCCTCCAGTGA